The proteins below come from a single Montipora capricornis isolate CH-2021 unplaced genomic scaffold, ASM3666992v2 scaffold_502, whole genome shotgun sequence genomic window:
- the LOC138036800 gene encoding uncharacterized protein KIAA1958-like: MAARFPEISGEEIQQLAEKAVNKNTVKTTKTWMNVWKSWAESKGLNNDIFKYEAKELDECLSRFFAEIRKSDGSDYEPDSLRVMLAALDRHLKQNDSKISIAKDREFVKCRQVLEGKARALREKGHGKRPNATKALTAQDEEQLWKNRVLGEQNPKSLLYTLWYLLTLHFGLRGC, translated from the coding sequence atggcgGCAAGATTCCCAGAAATTTCCGGCGAGGAAATACAACAGCTAGCCGAAAAAGCAGTAAACAAAAATACAGTCAAAACCACTAAGACGTGGATGAATGTTTGGAAGTCGTGGGCAGAAAGCAAGGGCCTCAACAACGACATTTTCAAATACGAAGCTAAAGAACTGGACGAATGCCTCTCTCGATTCTTTGCCGAAATTCGCAAAAGCGATGGCTCCGACTATGAGCCGGACAGCCTAAGAGTTATGTTAGCTGCCCTCGACAGACACCTCAAACAAAATGACAGCAAAATATCCATAGCTAAGGACCGTGAATTCGTCAAGTGCAGACAGGTCCTAGAGGGAAAAGCCAGAGCTCTTCGCGAAAAAGGTCACGGAAAACGACCAAATGCAACAAAAGCACTTACCGCCCAAGATGAAGAGCAGCTATGGAAAAATCGTGTACTTGGCGAGCAAAATCCAAAGTCACTCCTTTATACTCTGTGGTATCTGCTCACCCTTCATTTTGGTCTTCGAGGTTGCTAA
- the LOC138036799 gene encoding uncharacterized protein, whose amino-acid sequence MDSIPTRGNWTYDESLHHINYLEMYAILLALKTFGTDKSHTHIRIMTDNSTAVSVINHMGTSHSHSCNSMAKKIWEWCIERNIWLSVAHIPGKDNFVADFESRRNQKEAEWMLSKASLQSALNEFGFMPEIDLFASRTNTQFKKYVSYKPDPSALAIDAFILDWSKLMFYAFPPFSVIPAVLSKIVADEAMGVCILPDWPTQGWYPKAIQMLVKERVILKARKDLLSLPSHPKEVHPLWNKLTLMVCFLSGTRDSLDNYGLSLSAQEVLMASWRTGDS is encoded by the coding sequence ATGGATAGCATCCCCACACGGGGGAATTGGACATATGATGAATCTTTGCATCACATAAACTATCTTGAAATGTATGCCATTTTACTGGCTTTGAAAACATTTGGTACTGACAAATCACATACTCATATCAGAATTATGACTGATAACTCAACAGCTGTAAGTGTCATCAACCATATGGGGACTAGTCATTCTCATTCCTGCAATTCTATGGCCAAGAAAATTTGGGAATGGTGCATTGAAAGAAACATTTGGTTAAGTGTAGCGCACATACCCGGAAAGGATAACTTTGTTGCAGACTTTGAGTCTAGGCGCAATCAAAAGGAAGCAGAATGGATGCTCTCAAAAGCATCTCTCCAAAGTGCCCTAAACGAGTTTGGTTTTATGCCAGAAATTGACTTGTTTGCATCACGTACCAATACTCAGTTCAAAAAATATGTGTCCTACAAACCAGACCCATCTGCTTTGGCTATTGATGCCTTTATCCTGGATTGGTCTAAGCTAATGTTCTATGCCTTTCCACCTTTTAGTGTGATTCCAGCTGTCTTGAGCAAGATAGTTGCAGACGAAGCCATGGGTGTTTGCATTCTCCCAGACTGGCCCACGCAGGGCTGGTACCCCAAAGCAATACAAATGTTAGTGAAGGAAAGAGTCATTTTAAAAGCAAGGAAGGATCTTCTCAGTCTCCCAAGCCACCCCAAGGAGGTTCACCCACTGTGGAACAAGCTCACCCTAATGGTGTGCTTCTTATCAGGGACCAGGGACAGCTTAGATAACTATGGACTATCACTAAGCGCTCAGGAAGTCCTCATGGCTTCATGGAGAACTGGGGACTCCTAA